Proteins encoded together in one Triticum dicoccoides isolate Atlit2015 ecotype Zavitan chromosome 7B, WEW_v2.0, whole genome shotgun sequence window:
- the LOC119339168 gene encoding pentatricopeptide repeat-containing protein At5g44230-like, which produces MVHLATPRPPPALLLRAPLSLLPTALPLPLLPPPALRLLRRLAALPPPHAPLPYALSVFSAHSPPDPFLAAALLRFALLTQPPLSPFRLFSRLLHSARGELPFLPFAFSPLAKSAAAARSLPAAQAAHAVSILLGGFDKHRFVENSLIGAYVACGDVGAARKVFDEMVVKDVISWTSIVVAYSKSGDMGSAEEVFAQCPLKDMVAWTAMLTGYAQNSMPAKALEVFDRMATIGMGIDEVSLTGAISACAQLGAARRAAWVQEIAERNGFGQNVVVGSGLVDMYAKCGLIDEARSVFDGMQEKNVYTYSSMIVGLASHGRAKEAIALFKDMVRTADVVPNHVTFIGLLTACSHAGMVKDGRFYFAQMKDKYGILPSADHYTCMVDLLGRAGLVDEALDLVRSMTVEPHGGVWGALLGACRIHGNTDVAKVAAEHLFKLEPEGIGNYVLLSNTLASAGQWDEVSVVRKLMRSRGLKKDPAVSSFEGRDGLVHQFFAGDNSHPRTNEIKKALLELAAKLKHAGYAPILTSIVYDVSDGEKERLLMGHSEKLALSFGLLTLGSRCTIRIVKNLRICEDCHLFMRLASRVEQAEIIVRDNMRFHHFKDGECSCGGFW; this is translated from the exons ATGGTGCACCTGGCCACTCCGCGCCCCCCACCCGCGCTGCTCCTCCGCGCCCCGCTGTCGCTGCTCCCCACCGCGCTGCCGCTGCCCCTCCTCCCTCCCCCCGCGCTG cgcctcctccgccgcctcgccgccctcccACCCCCGCACGCGCCGCTCCCCTACGCGCTCTCCGTCTTCTCCGCGCACTCTCCCCCGGACCCCTTCCTCGCCGCCGCGCTCCTCCGCTTCGCGCTCCTCACGCAGCCGCCGCTGAGCCCCTTCCGCCTCTTCTCCCGCCTCCTACACAGCGCCCGCGGCGAGCTCCCCTTCCTCCCGTTCGCCTTCTCCCCGCTCGCCAAGTCCGCCGCGGCCGCGCGCTCCCTCCCGGCCGCCCAGGCCGCCCACGCGGTCTCGATCCTCCTCGGCGGCTTTGATAAGCACCGGTTCGTTGAGAACTCGCTCATCGGCGCTTACGTCGCCTGTGGTGACGTCGGTGCCGCAcggaaggtgtttgatgaaatggtgGTCAAGGATGTCATTTCCTGGACGAGTATTGTGGTGGCATACTCCAAGAGCGGCGATATGGGTTCCGCAGAGGAGGTGTTTGCGCAGTGCCCGTTGAAGGACATGGTGGCGTGGACAGCCATGCTAACTGGGTACGCTCAAAATTCCATGCCGGCGAAGGCATTGGAAGTGTTTGATCGGATGGCCACCATTGGCATGGGCATTGACGAGGTCTCATTGACGGGTGCAATCTCAGCTTGTGCTCAGCTTGGCGCGGCGAGGCGTGCTGCCTGGGTTCAGGAGATCGCAGAGAGGAATGGCTTTGGGCAGAATGTGGTTGTCGGGTCAGGGTTGGTGGATATGTATGCCAAGTGCGGACTAATTGATGAAGCACGCAGTGTTTTTGATGGGATGCAGGAGAAGAATGTCTACACGTACAGCTCAATGATTGTTGGTCTCGCCTCTCATGGGAGGGCTAAAGAGGCAATTGCTTTGTTCAAGGACATGGTTAGGACGGCCGATGTGGTGCCCAACCATGTGACCTTTATAGGGTTATTGACAGCCTGCAGCCATGCAGGGATGGTCAAAGATGGGCGCTTCTACTTTGCACAGATGAAGGACAAATATGGGATATTGCCATCTGCAGATCACTATACTTGTATGGTCGATTTGCTTGGTCGGGCTGGATTGGTGGATGAAGCTCTGGATCTAGTGAGGTCAATGACCGTGGAGCCTCATGGCGGTGTATGGGGAGCTCTGCTTGGAGCTTGTCGGATCCATGGGAATACTGATGTTGCCAAGGTTGCAGCTGAACATCTATTTAAGCTTGAGCCAGAGGGTATAGGGAACTATGTGCTGTTATCGAATACACTTGCATCGGCAggacagtgggatgaagtctcagtgGTTCGGAAACTAATGAGAAGCCGGGGGCTGAAAAAGGATCCTGCTGTGAGCTCGTTTGAAGGCAGAGATGGTTTGGTCCATCAGTTCTTTGCGGGTGACAATTCTCATCCAAGGACCAATGAAATAAAGAAGGCATTATTAGAGCTAGCTGCGAAACTGAAGCATGCTGGTTATGCGCCAATCCTGACTTCTATTGTTTATGATGTGAGTGATGGAGAGAAAGAAAGGCTGTTAATGGGGCACAGTGAGAAACTTGCTCTGTCGTTTGGATTGCTGACTCTTGGATCTAGATGCACAATTCGAATAGTAAAAAATCTAAGGATATGCGAGGATTGCCATTTGTTTATGCGGCTTGCCTCAAGAGTTGAGCAGGCTGAGATTATAGTCAGGGACAATATGAGGTTCCATCATTTCAAAGATGGAGAATGCTCATGTGGTGGATTCTGGTGA
- the LOC119336453 gene encoding uncharacterized protein LOC119336453, with protein sequence MSRRFSGMATDLFCTHRILFALLEKGGITIIRELESRGSVQKLAKILLKASGGELLNDILADIMDRYSKHDSKESLRRTIMEHDEVFRQQVHELHRLYRVQKALMAELRGEKHSFQLRTEDTREMVQGHRPNLKNSSCTSETSQSACLGNVQYSDTRQVPEQSFLQECKPVSCLNLFDEKTSRNQERRPENSKSVEGESWSVSMEGDLDLKLSIAPSSNATKAPHWLFSDNRERNPSGQHR encoded by the exons ATGAGTCGCCGGTTTTCAG GAATGGCTACTGATTTGTTTTGTACTCATAGAATCCTCTTTGCCCTGTTGGAGAAAGGAGGAATAACCATCATTAGAGAGCTAGAAAGTAGAGGTTCTGTTCAGAAACTAGCCAAAATATTGCTGAAAGCTAGTGGGGGAGAGCTTTTGAACGACATCTTGGCAGATATAATGGACAGGTATTCCAAACACGACAGCAAGGAATCACTTCGGAGAACAATCATGGAACATGATGAGGTCTTCAGACAACAG GTGCATGAATTGCATCGGCTATACAGGGTACAGAAAGCACTGATGGCTGAATTACGTGGTGAGAAGCACAGTTTCCAACTCAGAACAGAAGATACTCGAGAAATGGTGCAGGGCCACAGGCCAAACCTCAAGAATAGCTCTTGTACGTCAGAGACTAGTCAATCTGCTTGTCTTGGAAACGTACAGTACTCTGATACTAGGCAAGTACCCGAACAGTCGTTTCTGCAAGAATGCAAGCCAGTGTCATGCTTAAACCTCTTTGACGAAAAAACTTCAAGAAACCAAGAAAGAAGACCAGAAAACAGTAAATCAGTCGAAGGTGAAAGTTGGAGTGTTTCTATGGAAGGTGATCTCGATCTCAAACTAAGCATTGCCCCCAGTTCAAATGCAACAAAAGCACCACACTGGCTCTTCTCCGACAACAGGGAAAGAAACCCTTCTGGTCAGCATCGATGA
- the LOC119336454 gene encoding nifU-like protein 3, chloroplastic: MRLHSPSLQQAAAGAGAGATNAPFAAALGKSSSSSLIHGRLSFGHASLQTPNHRTKRAGWAVRVLPLTEENVERVLDEVRPSLMRDGGNVALHEIDGLVVVLMLQGACGSCPSSTMTLKMGIESRLRDKIPEILEVEQIHDTETGLELNTENVEKVLDEIRPYLSGTGGGSLELVQIDGFIVKIEISGPAAGVMTVRVAVTQKLREKIPSILAVQLTE; encoded by the exons ATGAGGCTCCACTCGCCGAGTCTCCAGCAAGCCGCTGCAGGCGCCGGCGCGGGCGCCACCAACGCCCCCTTTGCAGCAGCTCTCGGCAAG AGTTCTTCGAGCTCCCTTATCCATGGCCGTCTCAGCTTCGGCCACGCGTCGCTGCAGACACCGAACCACCGCACCAAGAGAGCAG GGTGGGCGGTGCGGGTGCTTCCCCTGACGGAGGAGAACGTGGAGAGGGTGCTGGACGAGGTGCGGCCGAGCCTGATGCGGGACGGAGGCAACGTGGCCCTGCACGAGATCGACGGCCTCGTcgtcgtgctcatgctccagggcgcCTGCGGCTCCTGCCCCAGCTCCACCATGACGCTCAAGATGGGAATTGAGTCCCGCCTCCGTGACAAGATCCCCGAGATCCTCGAGGTCGAGCAAATCCACGACACCGAGACCGGGCTTGAGCTCAACACAGAGAACGTCGAGAAG GTGCTAGATGAGATCAGGCCGTACCTTTCCGGCACCGGAGGTGGAAGCCTCGAGCTCGTTCAGATCGACGGTTTTATCGTCAAGATTGAAATCAGTGGGCCTGCAGCAGGTGTAATGACAGTACGTGTGGCTGTAACACAAAAACTGAGAGAGAAAATACCATCGATCCTGGCTGTTCAGTTGACAGAGTAG